A portion of the Kineosporia corallincola genome contains these proteins:
- a CDS encoding adenylate/guanylate cyclase domain-containing protein, with translation MSERDEFTSHLLGGPWTMGRREVARRVGVSRLSARKLWRALGFPGVDDEEVVFNDTDRKALDQVVGMVRRDLIDEETAIACARALGQTTDRLVSWQVEALLEYLASRSPGGAPEDPLKLIEQLTPELEELLVYSFRRQLAATISRLDASSGRPAAEVTVCFADLVAYTRLSRRLPRRDLSRLVQRFEGLASDVVTAGGGRVIKTVGDEVLFIAPEAMTGALIALSISARMADDDLVPDVRVGMVHGPVLRSLGDVYGTTVNLASRLTSLAEPGTVITDPGTARALQGHPGIELVAQRPRLVRGFGQVQPLLVAPMGINDQLITVD, from the coding sequence GTGAGCGAACGCGACGAGTTCACCTCCCACCTCCTCGGCGGCCCCTGGACCATGGGCCGCCGGGAGGTGGCCCGGCGCGTCGGGGTCTCCCGGCTCTCGGCGCGCAAGCTGTGGCGGGCGCTCGGTTTTCCCGGTGTCGACGACGAGGAGGTCGTGTTCAACGACACCGACCGCAAGGCCCTCGACCAGGTCGTCGGCATGGTGCGGCGCGACCTGATCGACGAGGAGACGGCGATCGCCTGCGCCCGCGCCCTGGGCCAGACCACCGACCGGCTGGTGTCGTGGCAGGTGGAGGCACTGCTGGAATACCTGGCCAGCCGTAGCCCCGGCGGTGCCCCGGAAGATCCGCTGAAACTCATCGAGCAGCTCACCCCCGAGCTGGAGGAGCTGCTCGTCTACTCGTTCCGGCGTCAGCTGGCCGCCACGATCAGCCGTCTCGACGCCTCGTCCGGGCGGCCGGCCGCCGAGGTCACGGTGTGCTTCGCCGACCTGGTGGCCTACACCCGGCTGTCCCGCCGCCTGCCCCGCCGCGACCTGTCCCGGCTGGTGCAGCGGTTCGAGGGACTGGCGTCCGACGTGGTCACCGCGGGCGGTGGCCGGGTGATCAAGACGGTGGGCGACGAGGTGCTGTTCATCGCGCCGGAGGCGATGACGGGCGCGCTGATCGCCCTGTCCATCTCGGCGCGGATGGCCGACGACGACCTGGTGCCCGACGTGCGGGTGGGCATGGTGCACGGCCCGGTGCTGCGCAGTCTGGGCGACGTGTACGGCACCACCGTCAACCTGGCCAGCCGCCTCACGTCGCTGGCCGAGCCGGGCACGGTGATCACCGACCCGGGCACGGCCCGGGCCTTGCAGGGACACCCGGGGATCGAGCTGGTGGCGCAGCGGCCCCGCCTGGTGCGTGGCTTCGGTCAGGTGCAGCCGCTGCTGGTGGCGCCGATGGGGATCAACGACCAGCTGATCACGGTTGATTAG
- a CDS encoding GtrA family protein: MAADTLFSRLRRSVDLLYREVVKFGAVGGIAFVVDTGVFNLLLHSAVGEQLGLDHKPLTAKTVSVLVATVVAWVGNRYWTFRHRRRASVRREFVLFGVMNAAGLAISLACLGFSRYILDLDSPLADNISGNVIGLGLGTLFRFWAYRTFVFTHDHEPVNGEPTPPGTPEAIAEDLAEHAEHHDHPHRPETAAHRPGLDLSRRESPSRS; encoded by the coding sequence GTGGCTGCCGATACGTTGTTCTCCCGCCTGCGCAGATCAGTCGATCTGCTGTATCGCGAGGTGGTGAAGTTCGGCGCGGTCGGCGGCATCGCCTTCGTGGTCGACACCGGCGTGTTCAACCTGCTGCTGCACAGCGCGGTCGGCGAGCAGCTCGGCCTCGATCACAAGCCGCTCACCGCCAAGACCGTCTCCGTGCTGGTCGCCACCGTCGTGGCCTGGGTGGGCAACCGCTACTGGACCTTCCGGCACCGCCGCCGCGCGTCCGTGCGGCGTGAGTTCGTGCTGTTCGGTGTGATGAACGCGGCCGGGCTGGCGATCTCGCTGGCCTGCCTGGGCTTCTCCCGGTACATCCTCGACCTGGACTCGCCGCTGGCCGACAACATCTCCGGCAACGTGATCGGGCTGGGCCTGGGCACGCTCTTCCGGTTCTGGGCCTACCGCACGTTCGTGTTCACCCACGACCACGAACCGGTGAACGGCGAACCGACCCCGCCCGGCACCCCCGAGGCGATCGCCGAAGACCTGGCCGAGCACGCCGAGCACCACGACCACCCGCACCGTCCGGAGACCGCGGCCCACCGGCCCGGCCTGGACCTGTCCCGGCGGGAGAGCCCCTCGCGCTCGTGA